A stretch of the Sphingobacterium thalpophilum genome encodes the following:
- the mqnE gene encoding aminofutalosine synthase MqnE: MNATDKLNFLISDKNLAAELRNIAEKVLREERITFEEGVLLYEKGELGYLGVLANYIREKRHGDRTFFNRNFHIEPTNVCVYDCKFCSYSRLIKQRAEGWEMDVDGMMDIVKKYDHEPVTEVHITGGVVPKQNLEFYADFFRRCKAHRPELHIKGLTPVEYYYIFKKAKLSHYEGLKYLQSCGLDSMPGGGAEIFHPEIREQIAHDKCTAEQWLDIHEQAHRLGMHTNATMLYGHIEQFWHRVDHMERLRQLQDKTGGFQTFIPLKFRNKENQMSHIPEVSVVEDLRNYAIARIYMDNFDHIKAYWAMISRDTAQLSLAFGVDDIDGTLDDTTKIYSMAGAEEQKPGMTTQEVVELIKNVGRHPIERDTLYNVVTDYQDYIFDNSPQKKSYYALPVVNP, encoded by the coding sequence ATGAACGCAACAGATAAATTGAATTTCTTGATCAGCGATAAAAATTTAGCGGCTGAATTAAGAAATATAGCAGAAAAAGTTTTGCGAGAAGAGCGTATCACTTTTGAAGAAGGAGTTCTTTTATACGAAAAAGGAGAATTGGGCTATCTTGGTGTCCTTGCCAACTATATCCGTGAAAAACGTCATGGAGACCGTACGTTTTTTAATCGCAATTTTCATATTGAGCCCACCAACGTATGTGTTTATGACTGTAAATTCTGTTCGTATTCCAGGCTGATCAAACAGCGGGCTGAAGGCTGGGAGATGGACGTTGACGGGATGATGGATATCGTCAAGAAATACGATCACGAACCTGTGACGGAAGTGCATATTACGGGCGGTGTCGTGCCTAAGCAAAACCTCGAGTTCTACGCCGATTTTTTTAGAAGATGCAAGGCACATCGCCCCGAGTTACATATCAAGGGGCTGACGCCGGTAGAATACTATTATATCTTCAAAAAAGCAAAATTAAGTCATTACGAAGGGTTGAAATACCTGCAGTCCTGTGGGCTCGATTCCATGCCCGGCGGTGGCGCGGAAATCTTCCATCCCGAAATTAGGGAGCAGATCGCGCACGACAAATGTACTGCCGAACAATGGCTTGACATTCACGAACAGGCGCACCGTCTTGGAATGCATACCAATGCGACCATGTTATATGGCCATATTGAGCAATTCTGGCATCGAGTAGACCATATGGAACGTCTGAGACAGCTACAGGACAAGACAGGCGGATTTCAGACATTTATTCCGTTGAAATTTAGGAATAAAGAAAATCAAATGTCTCATATTCCGGAAGTATCGGTTGTTGAGGATCTCAGAAATTATGCTATTGCCCGAATCTATATGGATAACTTTGACCATATTAAGGCTTATTGGGCAATGATCTCAAGAGATACAGCACAGTTGTCTCTGGCTTTTGGTGTGGACGATATTGACGGGACACTGGACGATACGACCAAGATCTATAGCATGGCTGGGGCAGAGGAGCAGAAGCCGGGTATGACGACACAGGAGGTGGTGGAACTCATAAAAAATGTGGGACGCCATCCGATCGAACGGGATACTTTATATAATGTGGTGACTGATTATCAAGATTACATCTTCGATAACAGCCCACAAAAGAAAAGCTATTATGCACTTCCTGTGGTGAATCCTTAA
- a CDS encoding ABC transporter ATP-binding protein, whose amino-acid sequence MKTYFRLLSFAKPIEKFAIPYVICTLIAVVFSTLNLALLAPLLQTLFHTGETTETVTKPQNFMDILDWFNYYASVANEQFGAYGALKYVCIVIVISVFISNMFRYFCQRIMENFRIHTLLKLRRAVFDNVMDLHVGYFTGQRKGDIVSKVASDVQVVQYSVTGTLQVVFKEPLQLVAYIVMLFVISAKLTFFSLLVIPVSAFFIARIVKNLKSQARSAQESYGNMISYLDEALSGIKIIKAFNAVSFIKNRFHNENERYANIGRAMAKRQQLSSPVSELLGVIMVAVILLYGGHLVLSGDQNLNASDFIAYIAIFSQVMRPAKALTDAFSGIHNGLAAGERVLELIDERSAVTDKPNARSVETFAREIAFKQVDFGYTKDKKVLQGIDLTIEKGKIVALVGPSGGGKSTLVDLIPRFMDVTGGQILFDGIDLRDLDQDSLRNMIGVVNQESILFNDTIYNNIAFANQQASQDEVEAAAKIANAHEFILKTEKGYQTNIGDRGGKLSGGQRQRICIARAVLKNPPIMLLDEATSALDTESEKLVQDSLYKLMDNRTTVVIAHRLSTIQNADKIVVIEAGKIVETGSHSELLQRDGLYRKLIDMQQFTD is encoded by the coding sequence ATGAAAACATATTTTAGGCTCTTATCATTTGCTAAACCCATAGAAAAATTTGCAATCCCTTACGTGATCTGCACGTTGATCGCAGTTGTGTTTAGCACTTTAAATTTAGCGTTACTTGCTCCATTGCTCCAGACACTGTTTCATACCGGTGAAACTACTGAAACGGTTACAAAACCACAAAATTTCATGGATATATTGGACTGGTTTAATTATTACGCCAGCGTGGCCAACGAGCAATTCGGTGCGTATGGAGCACTAAAATACGTTTGTATTGTAATTGTAATTTCGGTTTTTATCAGCAACATGTTCCGCTATTTCTGCCAGCGGATCATGGAAAATTTTCGCATCCATACCTTGCTAAAGTTACGTAGAGCCGTCTTTGACAATGTGATGGACCTTCACGTCGGCTACTTTACGGGGCAGCGTAAGGGAGATATTGTCTCCAAAGTTGCATCTGATGTTCAGGTGGTACAGTACTCGGTAACGGGTACTTTACAGGTGGTTTTTAAAGAACCTCTACAGCTAGTCGCCTATATTGTGATGCTCTTTGTTATTTCTGCCAAATTGACTTTTTTCTCCTTGTTGGTGATCCCAGTGTCCGCGTTTTTTATCGCGCGCATCGTAAAAAATCTAAAAAGTCAGGCCCGCTCAGCGCAGGAGTCCTACGGCAACATGATCTCCTATTTGGATGAGGCGCTCTCCGGAATTAAAATTATCAAGGCATTTAACGCGGTTTCCTTTATCAAAAATAGGTTCCACAACGAAAATGAACGTTACGCAAATATCGGCCGCGCAATGGCGAAACGACAGCAATTGAGTTCTCCTGTTTCCGAACTATTGGGGGTTATTATGGTTGCAGTCATTCTGCTGTACGGCGGACATTTAGTACTATCCGGTGATCAAAATCTGAACGCGTCCGATTTTATAGCCTATATTGCGATTTTCTCCCAGGTTATGCGTCCCGCTAAAGCACTGACAGATGCATTTAGTGGTATACATAACGGTCTGGCTGCCGGTGAACGTGTGCTTGAGCTGATAGATGAGAGAAGTGCAGTTACGGACAAACCAAATGCGAGGTCTGTCGAAACTTTTGCGCGGGAGATTGCCTTTAAACAGGTGGATTTTGGGTATACCAAGGATAAAAAAGTGCTTCAGGGGATTGATCTCACCATAGAAAAAGGAAAAATTGTGGCGTTGGTGGGCCCGTCAGGAGGCGGAAAATCTACGCTGGTGGATTTAATTCCCAGGTTTATGGATGTTACTGGTGGGCAGATTCTTTTTGATGGTATAGATCTGCGGGATCTTGATCAGGACTCGCTGCGGAATATGATCGGGGTGGTCAATCAGGAGTCCATCCTGTTTAACGATACGATCTACAACAATATTGCGTTCGCAAACCAGCAGGCGAGCCAGGATGAAGTGGAAGCGGCGGCAAAAATTGCGAATGCCCATGAGTTTATTCTAAAGACCGAAAAAGGGTATCAGACAAATATTGGTGACCGGGGCGGTAAATTGTCCGGTGGCCAGCGGCAACGGATCTGTATTGCCCGTGCTGTTTTGAAAAACCCGCCAATTATGTTGCTCGATGAAGCCACCTCTGCACTGGATACAGAATCCGAAAAGCTGGTACAGGATTCACTGTATAAGCTCATGGACAATAGGACGACGGTCGTCATTGCACATCGGCTGAGCACTATTCAGAATGCGGATAAAATTGTTGTAATTGAAGCCGGTAAGATTGTAGAGACTGGAAGTCATAGTGAACTGCTGCAACGCGACGGTCTCTATCGAAAGCTGATTGACATGCAGCAGTTTACCGATTAA
- a CDS encoding pyridoxal phosphate-dependent aminotransferase: MQIDVAKRLQHTEEYYFSKKLREIDELNKQGLRVINLGIGSPDLPPHPEVIKTLNTNAEHPHVHGYQNYKGAPALREAAAAWYQRYYGASFHPNTEILPLIGSKEGIVHICMTYLQEGDQALIPNPGYPAYAAAVRLSGAEAVTYDLTPEKNWLIDLEELRKKDLSRVKLMWINYPHMPTGASASDEFYNELIAFAKEHHILICHDNPYSFILTDTPRSIMSVPGAKEVAIELNSLSKSSNMAGWRIGLLVGAEERINEILRFKSNMDSGMFLPVQLAAAKALQLEESWYRDLNKVYGERRHKVYEIMDLLHCSYEKNQVGLFVWARVPETYTDGYALSDIVLSRARVFITPGGIFGDKGNSYIRISLCATVDTLEESIQRIKNSF, translated from the coding sequence ATGCAAATAGACGTTGCTAAAAGATTACAGCATACCGAGGAATACTATTTTTCAAAAAAACTACGGGAAATAGATGAACTGAATAAGCAGGGGTTACGCGTAATCAACCTTGGGATCGGCAGTCCTGATTTGCCTCCTCATCCGGAAGTGATCAAGACGTTGAACACGAATGCTGAACACCCGCATGTACATGGCTATCAAAATTATAAAGGGGCTCCTGCCCTGCGGGAAGCTGCCGCAGCTTGGTATCAACGTTACTATGGCGCTTCTTTTCATCCGAATACCGAAATACTACCGCTTATCGGGTCAAAGGAGGGCATTGTCCATATTTGCATGACCTATCTTCAGGAGGGTGATCAAGCTTTGATCCCAAATCCGGGCTATCCGGCTTATGCCGCTGCTGTTCGGCTGAGCGGTGCAGAAGCAGTTACCTACGATCTTACTCCCGAAAAGAACTGGCTTATCGACTTGGAAGAGCTCCGCAAGAAAGACCTGTCACGGGTAAAGCTCATGTGGATCAATTATCCGCATATGCCGACGGGTGCATCTGCCTCTGATGAGTTTTACAACGAACTGATCGCATTTGCCAAGGAGCACCATATCCTTATCTGCCACGACAACCCTTACAGTTTTATACTGACGGACACACCGCGTAGCATTATGAGCGTTCCGGGGGCGAAAGAAGTAGCAATTGAATTAAATTCATTAAGCAAGTCTTCCAATATGGCCGGTTGGCGTATAGGCTTATTGGTGGGCGCCGAGGAACGTATCAACGAAATTCTGCGTTTTAAGAGCAACATGGATTCCGGCATGTTTTTACCTGTACAGCTAGCAGCTGCAAAAGCCTTACAGCTTGAGGAGTCCTGGTACCGGGATCTAAATAAAGTTTACGGTGAACGGCGTCATAAGGTTTATGAAATCATGGATCTATTGCATTGCAGCTATGAAAAAAACCAAGTTGGCTTATTTGTCTGGGCTAGGGTGCCGGAAACATATACCGATGGTTATGCCCTCAGCGATATTGTATTAAGCCGCGCTCGCGTATTCATTACGCCCGGAGGTATATTTGGAGACAAAGGAAACAGCTATATCCGGATCAGCCTTTGCGCAACGGTTGACACATTGGAGGAATCAATCCAGCGTATCAAGAATAGCTTTTAA
- a CDS encoding prephenate dehydrogenase, producing the protein MNIAIVGVGLIGGSVAIRLKETKFCSKIVGVDKSEKNLDKAKQIGFIDEAASLEDAIKTCKVLILTIPVDAILQVVPSILDQVTDQVIIDMGSTKTNILNKITNHPNRGRYIAAHPMAGTEYSGPEAAIAGLFKGKMMVYVEAFRTDEDAFEIADAITDQLEMRTCFMNADEHDVHTAYVSHISHLTSFALALTVLEKEKSQGRIFELAGSGFESTVRLAKSSPDMWTPIFKQNRENVLEVLEEHIKQLQSLHDAIANEDYDRLHKLIKRSNKIKRIIK; encoded by the coding sequence ATGAATATAGCCATCGTAGGTGTAGGCTTAATTGGCGGCTCAGTTGCCATACGTTTAAAAGAAACAAAATTCTGCAGCAAAATCGTTGGTGTGGATAAGAGCGAGAAAAATCTTGATAAAGCCAAGCAGATCGGCTTTATTGACGAAGCCGCTAGTCTGGAGGATGCCATAAAAACCTGTAAGGTATTGATATTGACCATTCCGGTAGATGCTATTCTACAGGTCGTACCATCTATCCTGGATCAGGTCACTGATCAGGTCATCATTGATATGGGGTCAACCAAAACCAACATATTGAACAAAATTACCAACCATCCGAACAGGGGGCGCTACATCGCTGCGCACCCTATGGCCGGTACGGAATATTCAGGTCCGGAAGCTGCTATTGCAGGCTTATTCAAAGGGAAAATGATGGTTTATGTAGAAGCCTTCCGAACAGATGAGGACGCTTTCGAGATTGCCGATGCCATAACGGACCAATTGGAGATGCGCACCTGCTTTATGAATGCAGATGAGCACGATGTACATACGGCCTATGTTTCGCATATTTCCCACCTGACTTCGTTCGCCTTGGCGTTAACGGTTTTGGAGAAAGAGAAGTCACAAGGACGCATATTTGAATTAGCGGGCTCGGGATTTGAATCAACGGTACGACTCGCCAAGAGCTCCCCCGACATGTGGACGCCTATTTTCAAACAGAACCGCGAAAACGTGCTCGAAGTACTGGAAGAGCATATCAAGCAGCTGCAATCACTGCACGACGCTATTGCCAATGAAGATTACGATAGATTACACAAGCTGATTAAACGTTCAAACAAGATCAAACGCATAATCAAATAA
- a CDS encoding tetratricopeptide repeat protein yields MKQMISNLSVILQGNVLTETDFQFPPTVLLAKYSFLPITSFFPDESIAIAQDWLQAIPQGVISELFTGFLDGILATGNPVARFEEIISSTGHVLAYSYLGLYYYKTNAYQNAAEVYSRAIEKYPEEAYFYASRCLIYRLMGEEEGAFYDYQIAKRLDFNYHSVLEWQENQGDITYFEAENLVIQELEPKQQQLSADELNSLGLEYVHCYDYVKAIELYSMAIERNESPDSNLLIFRGSLYLKLTCFELALRDFNQAIALDAQQTAAYIFRAKVFESYRYTQKALADYAKAEELDAQSSIVFEERASLFERLGSLHEALSDFDRLVELNPTDFYVYSLRADLKEKLADMQGALLDYSRAIELNPYYSDLYAYRAAIKEKLGDSEGAKQDLEKFEELEDE; encoded by the coding sequence ATGAAGCAAATGATTTCAAATCTATCTGTTATCCTCCAGGGCAACGTGCTTACAGAAACTGATTTTCAATTTCCCCCAACGGTATTGCTTGCCAAATATTCTTTTTTGCCAATTACTTCTTTTTTTCCGGATGAAAGCATTGCTATCGCTCAAGATTGGCTCCAGGCCATCCCTCAGGGAGTGATAAGTGAACTGTTTACAGGTTTTTTGGATGGAATACTGGCCACAGGTAATCCCGTCGCCCGTTTTGAAGAGATCATCTCATCCACGGGGCATGTACTTGCCTACAGTTACCTCGGACTCTATTATTATAAGACCAATGCATATCAGAATGCTGCCGAAGTGTATTCGCGGGCAATTGAAAAATACCCGGAAGAAGCCTATTTCTATGCTAGCCGATGTCTGATCTATCGGCTCATGGGCGAGGAAGAAGGTGCGTTTTACGACTATCAAATTGCGAAAAGATTGGATTTTAATTACCACAGTGTGCTCGAATGGCAAGAAAACCAAGGCGACATCACATATTTTGAAGCTGAAAATCTGGTTATCCAGGAACTTGAACCTAAACAGCAGCAACTGAGTGCAGATGAACTGAATTCATTGGGGCTGGAGTATGTTCATTGTTATGATTATGTGAAAGCTATAGAGCTTTATTCCATGGCGATCGAACGGAATGAAAGCCCCGATAGCAATCTTCTTATTTTTAGAGGCAGCCTTTATTTAAAGTTAACCTGTTTTGAACTGGCGTTGCGAGATTTTAATCAGGCGATCGCACTCGATGCACAACAGACAGCCGCCTATATATTTCGGGCCAAAGTATTCGAATCATATCGCTACACACAAAAAGCGTTGGCAGACTATGCAAAAGCCGAAGAGCTCGATGCCCAGTCGTCTATTGTCTTTGAAGAAAGGGCTTCACTATTTGAACGCCTAGGGTCTCTCCATGAAGCATTATCAGATTTCGACCGTCTTGTCGAACTGAATCCCACAGACTTTTACGTCTATTCCCTGCGGGCTGATCTGAAGGAAAAACTGGCGGACATGCAAGGAGCACTACTTGATTATTCGCGGGCGATAGAACTAAATCCATATTATTCTGATCTATATGCCTATCGGGCGGCAATTAAAGAAAAATTGGGTGATAGTGAAGGGGCTAAACAAGATTTGGAAAAGTTTGAAGAACTGGAAGATGAATAG
- a CDS encoding TonB-dependent receptor yields MKKSLLFFALFFASYGAIQAQSAKSSSVSGVVKEATGQTVKGATIKITHIPSGQVFSGSADADGKFQILDLQAGGPYRLEVTYIGQQPVVIEGVMLKSGDVLNLNPTFAANSSTNLDEVVIVGHGVIDIAAGRKTPIAVSTIHKRDLEEKVGAQDITSALANTPSVYITGQAKGFGESSMTTRGFDQSNTAFLLNGQPINGMDNGSVYWSNWSGLTDIASLVQIQRGLGSSKLAISSVGGTVNYVTQSTAMKEGGFIRTTVGNDMFMKATVGYNTGLMKNGFAVSAMFTQWSGNGYTDHTEGAGQSYFLSVGYKASEKHNLNFMVTGAPQWHNQGYTSKLSNYLQHGKRFNDNYKDVNGVMMNPQKNFYHKPVANLNWDWTINDKSSLSTVVYASLAAGGGQGLKSDKYNKGGYLAADVNNHQWFGIVSNYNNKLTENLNVNVGFDVRDYKGTHYRKLIDPLSNTEGVVLGGNVNLPQLPRVTETYSTNPWKAFASKPDARENRLAWDYNQYIRYAGLFGQIEYAKDGFTAFFQGSLSEQQNIRKDYFQYTPGNEKSKDVNNFGYNTKGGLSYTLGQHTIFGNAGYYARQPYQNNIFMNYANDINENAVNEKILGLEAGYKFASDYLDVDVNVYRTTWDNRVTGSSRLATDKDVAKYNPDNDPGILVAGQFIYTTNYGVKQDHRGVELDVAARPFSGLTLTGFASVGDWKYDGKVTAVDRNDNRVELGREEVDLTGEHVGNAAQTTYGFGAKYILFKGFSIDGNYRQYNRLYSSKHRTVEEDGRKMGRVLELPSFNLLDAGLSYEVKVNDKNTMSFRVNMNNVLNKFYISEATSSNVTTDVDKTWNGIDTSNFVLIGQGRTWNASVKFTF; encoded by the coding sequence ATGAAAAAGTCTTTACTTTTTTTTGCACTTTTTTTTGCCAGTTATGGTGCTATTCAAGCACAAAGTGCAAAATCTAGTTCGGTTTCAGGAGTTGTAAAAGAGGCTACTGGACAAACAGTTAAAGGGGCAACTATTAAAATTACCCACATTCCAAGTGGTCAAGTGTTCAGCGGCTCAGCTGATGCCGACGGCAAATTTCAGATTTTAGATCTCCAAGCAGGTGGGCCTTATAGATTGGAAGTGACTTATATTGGTCAGCAACCTGTTGTTATCGAAGGTGTTATGCTAAAATCAGGGGATGTGCTCAACTTGAATCCTACCTTTGCAGCCAATTCTTCTACAAATCTAGATGAGGTTGTGATTGTTGGTCATGGTGTGATCGATATTGCTGCAGGCAGAAAGACTCCCATTGCTGTTTCGACAATTCATAAAAGAGATTTAGAGGAAAAGGTAGGTGCTCAGGATATTACTTCGGCGCTTGCAAATACGCCATCTGTTTACATTACGGGGCAGGCCAAAGGCTTTGGCGAGTCATCGATGACCACACGTGGTTTTGATCAGTCCAACACGGCGTTTTTATTGAATGGTCAGCCGATCAATGGAATGGATAATGGTAGTGTCTATTGGTCGAATTGGTCCGGTCTTACAGACATCGCATCTTTAGTACAGATTCAACGTGGTTTGGGTTCCTCCAAATTGGCGATATCATCAGTGGGCGGTACTGTTAACTATGTTACTCAGTCCACTGCCATGAAAGAGGGCGGTTTTATCAGAACGACCGTGGGTAATGATATGTTCATGAAAGCGACGGTAGGGTATAATACTGGTCTGATGAAAAATGGCTTTGCAGTATCCGCCATGTTCACACAGTGGTCCGGCAATGGATATACAGATCATACCGAAGGTGCAGGACAAAGTTATTTCTTGTCGGTTGGTTATAAAGCGAGTGAAAAGCACAACTTGAACTTTATGGTTACTGGCGCACCACAATGGCATAATCAAGGCTATACATCGAAACTGTCAAACTATTTGCAACACGGCAAACGCTTCAATGACAACTATAAAGATGTTAACGGCGTTATGATGAACCCACAGAAAAATTTTTATCATAAACCGGTGGCGAACTTAAATTGGGACTGGACAATTAATGATAAGTCGTCATTGTCCACTGTGGTGTATGCTTCTTTGGCAGCTGGGGGAGGACAGGGGCTTAAATCGGATAAGTATAATAAAGGCGGATACCTAGCAGCGGACGTGAACAATCACCAGTGGTTTGGTATTGTTTCAAATTATAACAACAAACTGACCGAAAATCTAAATGTGAATGTAGGATTTGATGTTAGAGATTATAAAGGGACACATTACCGTAAGCTGATTGACCCTTTGAGCAATACAGAGGGGGTCGTATTGGGAGGCAATGTGAACTTGCCCCAGCTGCCTCGGGTTACCGAAACCTATTCAACCAATCCATGGAAAGCATTCGCTAGCAAACCTGATGCGAGAGAAAATAGACTGGCATGGGATTATAACCAATATATTCGTTACGCAGGTCTCTTTGGACAGATCGAATATGCAAAAGATGGATTTACTGCATTTTTTCAGGGTTCATTGTCCGAGCAGCAGAATATCCGTAAAGACTATTTTCAGTACACTCCTGGCAATGAAAAGTCCAAAGATGTCAATAATTTTGGCTACAATACCAAGGGGGGACTTAGTTATACATTGGGGCAGCACACCATATTCGGTAACGCCGGGTATTATGCTCGTCAGCCCTACCAAAACAATATTTTCATGAATTATGCAAATGATATCAATGAAAATGCGGTGAACGAAAAAATCCTTGGATTAGAAGCAGGATACAAATTTGCTTCAGACTATTTAGATGTGGATGTAAACGTTTACAGAACCACTTGGGACAATCGGGTTACGGGTAGTTCCAGATTAGCAACAGACAAAGACGTAGCTAAGTACAATCCCGACAACGATCCGGGTATCCTTGTGGCTGGTCAATTTATTTATACAACAAACTATGGTGTTAAACAGGACCATAGGGGGGTAGAACTGGATGTGGCTGCTCGGCCGTTCAGCGGATTGACCTTGACTGGGTTTGCGTCAGTTGGTGATTGGAAATATGATGGGAAAGTGACCGCTGTAGACCGTAATGATAATCGTGTCGAATTGGGTCGTGAAGAAGTAGACCTGACGGGAGAACATGTTGGAAATGCAGCGCAGACAACCTATGGTTTCGGTGCGAAATACATCCTGTTCAAAGGGTTCTCCATTGACGGGAACTATAGACAGTACAATAGACTCTATTCTTCAAAACACCGAACCGTCGAAGAAGATGGTCGAAAAATGGGGCGTGTACTGGAGCTTCCTTCCTTCAATCTACTCGACGCCGGATTATCTTATGAAGTGAAAGTCAATGACAAAAACACCATGAGCTTCCGTGTGAATATGAATAATGTATTGAATAAATTCTACATTTCGGAAGCTACCTCAAGTAATGTGACGACTGATGTGGATAAGACATGGAACGGTATCGATACCTCCAACTTTGTCTTAATCGGTCAGGGCCGCACATGGAACGCTTCGGTGAAATTTACGTTCTAA
- a CDS encoding Crp/Fnr family transcriptional regulator: MLSIEQVYAAVLEPALIAEINEVAINKSFSEGDLIIDSRQYIRSMPLLLEGAVKIVREDDIQGELLLYYLEKGQTCTMSIACCLSNRKSEIRAIAERQTTLAMIPNEFVSRWMGKYASWRNFIMGSYASRMDEMLQALDSLAFSNMEERILSYLTTKMRLNAERILTLTHQNIASDLNTSRVVVSRILKKLENENKIVLLRNEIRVLI; encoded by the coding sequence ATGTTATCCATTGAACAAGTTTATGCTGCTGTACTTGAGCCGGCCTTGATTGCTGAAATCAACGAAGTGGCTATTAACAAAAGTTTCAGCGAGGGCGACTTAATCATCGATTCGAGACAATATATACGGTCGATGCCCCTGCTGCTTGAAGGCGCCGTCAAAATCGTTCGGGAAGATGATATACAAGGCGAGTTGCTGTTGTACTATCTCGAAAAAGGGCAAACCTGCACCATGTCCATTGCCTGTTGTTTAAGCAATAGAAAAAGCGAAATCCGTGCCATCGCCGAAAGACAAACAACTCTCGCTATGATCCCCAATGAGTTCGTCAGCCGCTGGATGGGAAAATACGCTTCTTGGCGCAATTTTATCATGGGAAGTTACGCCAGCCGAATGGATGAAATGCTACAAGCCCTAGATAGCCTCGCGTTCTCAAATATGGAAGAGCGTATCCTTAGTTATTTGACCACGAAGATGAGACTCAATGCGGAGAGAATTCTCACGCTTACACATCAGAATATAGCCTCCGATTTGAATACCTCACGGGTCGTGGTGTCCAGAATTCTAAAGAAGCTCGAAAACGAAAATAAAATCGTATTGCTACGCAATGAGATACGGGTTTTGATCTGA
- a CDS encoding NAD(P)-dependent oxidoreductase yields MNFSDQTKSSDMKTDHIGFIGLGNMGYPMAKNLERAGFPLAVYNRNIAKAKDFEHHTTVQSSIVELVQSNDVIFSMLTDDKAVLEVYGIILEQEIQGKLFVDMSTISRGASVALAAKLKERGASFLDAPVAGSTKPAADGTLIIMVGGEQADLERARPYLEKMGKSIKHLGENGKGIAAKLAINYFLSIIYQGLAETILFSDKLGIGRSDMLEIINDSASGSGATKVKTPLLIAEDYKPAFALDLMLKDIRLAQQAGANYPLIGTLLDTYQKAQGNGLGQQDVIGIIESIKQFSI; encoded by the coding sequence ATAAATTTTTCGGACCAGACAAAATCTTCTGACATGAAAACAGATCACATTGGATTTATAGGACTGGGCAATATGGGGTATCCCATGGCCAAAAACTTAGAACGTGCGGGCTTTCCTCTCGCTGTCTATAACAGAAATATCGCTAAGGCGAAAGATTTCGAACACCATACTACAGTACAAAGCAGTATCGTGGAGCTAGTTCAATCCAATGACGTCATCTTTTCAATGTTAACAGATGACAAAGCTGTACTGGAAGTATATGGTATTATTCTTGAACAAGAGATACAGGGAAAACTATTTGTGGACATGAGCACCATATCACGCGGTGCCAGTGTAGCTCTAGCTGCTAAATTAAAAGAGCGGGGCGCTTCATTTTTGGACGCTCCTGTGGCGGGAAGTACCAAACCAGCCGCAGACGGAACTTTGATTATTATGGTCGGCGGTGAGCAGGCAGACCTTGAGCGCGCGCGCCCCTATCTTGAAAAAATGGGCAAATCCATTAAACACCTCGGCGAAAACGGCAAAGGCATTGCCGCTAAACTTGCGATCAATTATTTCCTGTCGATCATCTATCAGGGCCTTGCTGAAACGATCCTATTTTCGGATAAGCTGGGAATCGGGCGAAGTGACATGCTGGAGATCATCAACGACAGTGCCAGTGGCAGCGGCGCAACGAAAGTAAAAACCCCTTTACTGATAGCAGAAGACTATAAACCGGCATTTGCATTGGATCTGATGCTAAAAGACATCCGTCTTGCGCAGCAAGCGGGAGCAAACTACCCCTTGATTGGTACCCTGCTCGACACCTACCAGAAGGCACAAGGCAACGGCCTGGGCCAACAGGATGTCATTGGGATCATAGAATCCATAAAACAATTTTCCATTTAA